One genomic segment of Sminthopsis crassicaudata isolate SCR6 chromosome 4, ASM4859323v1, whole genome shotgun sequence includes these proteins:
- the FKBP6 gene encoding inactive peptidyl-prolyl cis-trans isomerase FKBP6 isoform X1: MRTAGGRRLIGRAGRVGAGACGRPLDAALWASRLRPREQQPSSARREDGMAEPLVTPPNDLMQDQDGEGAGELSPYQRLSQRMQDVTGDRGVLKEVIREGAGDLVTPDASVLVKYSGYLEHMDKPFDTNCYRKVPRLMKLGEEITLWGMEVGLLTMRKGELARFLFKPRYAYGALGCPPLIPPNTTVLFELELLDFLDSAESDEFFALTAKQQDVFPLEKVLKVAGTEREFGNYLFRQNRFHDAKERYKRASLILCRRPFHPGEQGQIESAKLLVFLNLSFTYLKLERPSRALIYGEQALAIDQRNAKALFRCGQACLIMTEYERARDFLVRAQREQPLNHDINNELKKLASCYRHYMDKEKEMCYRIFSPLNSSAVQQN; encoded by the exons TGGGGGCGGGAGCTTGCGGCCGACCCCTAGACGCTGCCCTCTGGGCCTCGCGCTTGCGCCCTCGGGAGCAACAGCCGTCGTCTGCGAGGCGGGAGGACGGGATGGCGGAGCCTCTGGTGACGCCTCCGAACGACCTGATGCAGGACCAGGACGGGGAAGGCGCGGGAGAGCTG tctCCCTACCAGAGATTGAGCCAGCGCATGCAGGATGTCACGGGAGACCGGGGCGTGCTCAAGGAGGTCATCCGGGAGGGGGCCGGAGACCTGGTGACCCCCGACGCCTCGGTGCTAG TGAAATACTCCGGCTACCTGGAGCACATGGACAAGCCCTTCGACACCAACTGCTATCGGAAGGTCCCTCGCCTGATGAAGCTGGGAGAAG AGATCACTCTGTGGGGAATGGAGGTGGGCCTGCTGACAATGCGGAAAGGGGAGCTGGCGAGGTTTCTCTTCAAGCCGCGATACGCCTACGGGGCCCTGGGCTGCCCGCCCTTGATTCCGCCCAACACCACGGTCCTGTTTGAGCTGGAGCTGCTGGACTTCCTGGACTCCGCCGAGTCCGATGAATTCTTCGCCTTAACTGCC AAGCAGCAGGACGTGTTCCCTCTCGAGAAGGTGCTAAAGGTGGCGGGCACAGAGCGGGAGTTTGGCAACTACCTCTTCCGCCAGAACCGCTTTCACGATGCCAAGGAGAGATATAAAAGG GCTTCCTTGATTCTTTGCCGCAGGCCTTTCCACCCTGGGGAACAGGGTCAAATAGAGAGTGCCAAGCTCCTGGTCTTCCTTAACCTGTCTTTCACTTACCTCAAGTTGGAACGACCCAGCCGGGCCCTGATCTATGGAGAGCAAGCCTTGGCTATCGATCAGAGAAACGCGAAGGCCCTCTTCAGATGTGGACAG GCGTGTCTCATCATGACTGAGTATGAGAGAGCCCGGGATTTCCTTGTCCGAGCCCAGAGAGAACAGCCGTTGAATCATGACATCAACAACGAGCTGAAGAAGCTAGCCAG CTGTTACAGACACTACatggataaagaaaaggaaatgtgctACCGGATATTTTCTCCTCTTAATTCTTCGGCTGTGCAACAGAACTGA
- the FKBP6 gene encoding inactive peptidyl-prolyl cis-trans isomerase FKBP6 isoform X2, with translation MIGCEAHADSGRATADWPGGARGGGSLRPTPRRCPLGLALAPSGATAVVCEAGGRDGGASGDASERPDAGPGRGRRGRAVKYSGYLEHMDKPFDTNCYRKVPRLMKLGEEITLWGMEVGLLTMRKGELARFLFKPRYAYGALGCPPLIPPNTTVLFELELLDFLDSAESDEFFALTAKQQDVFPLEKVLKVAGTEREFGNYLFRQNRFHDAKERYKRASLILCRRPFHPGEQGQIESAKLLVFLNLSFTYLKLERPSRALIYGEQALAIDQRNAKALFRCGQACLIMTEYERARDFLVRAQREQPLNHDINNELKKLASCYRHYMDKEKEMCYRIFSPLNSSAVQQN, from the exons TGGGGGCGGGAGCTTGCGGCCGACCCCTAGACGCTGCCCTCTGGGCCTCGCGCTTGCGCCCTCGGGAGCAACAGCCGTCGTCTGCGAGGCGGGAGGACGGGATGGCGGAGCCTCTGGTGACGCCTCCGAACGACCTGATGCAGGACCAGGACGGGGAAGGCGCGGGAGAGCTG TGAAATACTCCGGCTACCTGGAGCACATGGACAAGCCCTTCGACACCAACTGCTATCGGAAGGTCCCTCGCCTGATGAAGCTGGGAGAAG AGATCACTCTGTGGGGAATGGAGGTGGGCCTGCTGACAATGCGGAAAGGGGAGCTGGCGAGGTTTCTCTTCAAGCCGCGATACGCCTACGGGGCCCTGGGCTGCCCGCCCTTGATTCCGCCCAACACCACGGTCCTGTTTGAGCTGGAGCTGCTGGACTTCCTGGACTCCGCCGAGTCCGATGAATTCTTCGCCTTAACTGCC AAGCAGCAGGACGTGTTCCCTCTCGAGAAGGTGCTAAAGGTGGCGGGCACAGAGCGGGAGTTTGGCAACTACCTCTTCCGCCAGAACCGCTTTCACGATGCCAAGGAGAGATATAAAAGG GCTTCCTTGATTCTTTGCCGCAGGCCTTTCCACCCTGGGGAACAGGGTCAAATAGAGAGTGCCAAGCTCCTGGTCTTCCTTAACCTGTCTTTCACTTACCTCAAGTTGGAACGACCCAGCCGGGCCCTGATCTATGGAGAGCAAGCCTTGGCTATCGATCAGAGAAACGCGAAGGCCCTCTTCAGATGTGGACAG GCGTGTCTCATCATGACTGAGTATGAGAGAGCCCGGGATTTCCTTGTCCGAGCCCAGAGAGAACAGCCGTTGAATCATGACATCAACAACGAGCTGAAGAAGCTAGCCAG CTGTTACAGACACTACatggataaagaaaaggaaatgtgctACCGGATATTTTCTCCTCTTAATTCTTCGGCTGTGCAACAGAACTGA